A part of Magnetospirillum sp. ME-1 genomic DNA contains:
- a CDS encoding nitrate- and nitrite sensing domain-containing protein, which yields MEWHATYETGVDFIDADHRGLMEFINQLTGCINSDENRILSILDEFLIQFRRHASREEAILKKLSFDQLDEHAKEHSEAIGQIEKFIGLLSNDNSGPAVEAVVLYLTNWFFDHVVGKDLQLSTLYRQHGAAKQRRTTGILDAVDVFLCRFKVKNRILMAALIPSILAFAVTLFLISGKLDVVSEMKRVEALADYAVNVGNLVHELQGERGVTALVIGGNNAQRSNLNSRRIEVDRLRKIVSTNQIGNGTNALDKLDEVRISVDSATKKQADIVDEYSSLIVRLLNNLSDVAQSLESAKVSNQLNAYLSLTQGKERAGQERAIGAVGFSEAFPSWRYKRFVDRSAQQAAYFNTYKNLVSQAKKQEFMDMISGQIASDYEKIRDSAAINMNQGSIDPQSWFSAATARIEVLKKAENAAANDLMFMASSIRLKAQSDLYLISAAMVLLMAVGIITTALIIRSVVTPFTALTATISKIASGEKNTAVPCLEREDEIGEMARVIMVFRGALLSNDTMQARQIAEGAFRETRILRREQLTTEFDERISQFVGVLASSSTELVATANEMARVAGDTTSRSTAVAAASEETSVNIQTVASAVEELAASVSEITRQVSQSATISANAVQEAERTDGIVMGLSDAANKIGTVAALIENIASQTNLLALNATIEAARAGEAGKGFTVVANEVKNLAYQTVKATADIGEQIRSIQEATSASVEAIRSIGGTIREINGISTAIASAVEEQSAATSEISRNVHEASKAVNDVNKNIADVSSGASQTGAAASQVLQAAGDVSKQSELIRKDVVQFLSGMKSIQQNAG from the coding sequence ATGGAATGGCACGCCACGTACGAGACGGGTGTTGACTTCATTGATGCAGACCACCGTGGGCTCATGGAATTTATAAACCAGCTTACTGGCTGCATAAATTCTGATGAAAATAGAATACTCAGCATACTGGATGAGTTTTTAATTCAATTCAGAAGGCATGCGTCCAGAGAAGAAGCTATTCTGAAAAAGTTATCATTTGATCAGCTAGATGAGCACGCAAAAGAACACAGCGAGGCTATTGGGCAGATTGAAAAGTTCATAGGTTTGCTCTCTAACGATAATTCTGGACCTGCGGTTGAGGCGGTTGTTTTGTATCTTACCAATTGGTTTTTTGATCATGTTGTTGGCAAAGACCTTCAGCTTTCCACCCTTTACCGTCAGCATGGTGCTGCAAAGCAGCGTCGCACGACTGGTATCTTAGATGCTGTTGATGTCTTTCTGTGTAGGTTCAAGGTTAAAAACCGCATCTTAATGGCCGCATTGATTCCAAGCATTTTGGCGTTTGCCGTAACACTTTTTCTTATATCCGGTAAGCTGGATGTTGTTAGCGAAATGAAGCGTGTTGAGGCTCTCGCTGATTACGCCGTTAATGTTGGGAATCTTGTTCACGAGTTACAGGGAGAGAGAGGTGTAACTGCCCTTGTTATTGGCGGTAACAATGCTCAGCGTTCAAACCTAAATTCTCGCCGTATCGAGGTTGATAGGTTGAGAAAAATTGTATCAACCAACCAAATTGGCAACGGCACTAACGCACTTGATAAGCTTGATGAAGTTCGCATCAGCGTAGATAGTGCCACCAAAAAACAGGCGGATATCGTTGACGAATACTCGTCCTTGATAGTTCGGCTCCTTAACAATTTGTCAGACGTTGCCCAAAGTCTTGAGAGTGCAAAAGTTTCAAACCAACTGAATGCTTATCTTTCCCTCACGCAAGGCAAAGAACGTGCGGGACAGGAACGTGCAATAGGTGCCGTTGGATTCTCCGAGGCATTCCCATCGTGGAGATACAAACGATTTGTTGATAGGTCTGCTCAGCAAGCTGCATATTTTAACACCTATAAAAACCTTGTTTCTCAGGCAAAAAAACAAGAATTTATGGACATGATAAGCGGTCAAATCGCAAGCGATTATGAAAAGATTCGAGATTCTGCCGCTATTAATATGAATCAAGGTAGCATTGACCCGCAAAGTTGGTTTTCTGCTGCCACAGCCAGAATTGAAGTTCTTAAAAAGGCGGAAAATGCCGCTGCCAATGACCTAATGTTTATGGCTTCATCGATCCGGTTAAAAGCTCAAAGTGATTTGTATCTAATTTCAGCGGCAATGGTTCTGTTGATGGCTGTGGGAATTATTACAACTGCTCTAATTATTCGTAGCGTGGTCACACCGTTTACTGCATTGACTGCCACAATTTCAAAAATTGCGTCAGGAGAAAAAAATACAGCGGTTCCATGCCTCGAACGTGAAGATGAAATTGGGGAGATGGCTCGGGTCATCATGGTGTTTCGCGGAGCTTTGCTATCCAATGACACAATGCAAGCAAGGCAAATTGCAGAGGGTGCCTTTAGAGAAACAAGGATTTTACGGCGTGAGCAACTAACCACTGAATTTGACGAGAGGATTTCTCAGTTTGTAGGGGTACTTGCGTCATCTTCAACGGAGTTGGTTGCCACAGCTAACGAAATGGCTCGTGTAGCAGGTGATACGACTAGCCGATCAACTGCGGTTGCAGCGGCATCGGAAGAGACCAGCGTTAACATACAAACTGTTGCATCGGCCGTAGAGGAACTTGCTGCTTCGGTGTCCGAAATCACACGGCAAGTAAGTCAGTCTGCGACCATATCCGCAAATGCGGTCCAGGAGGCTGAGCGGACCGATGGAATTGTCATGGGGTTGTCAGATGCAGCAAACAAAATTGGAACTGTAGCCGCTCTGATTGAAAACATAGCAAGCCAGACCAATCTGCTGGCACTCAACGCCACTATCGAGGCGGCCAGGGCTGGAGAGGCTGGTAAGGGCTTTACAGTGGTTGCTAACGAGGTGAAAAACCTCGCATACCAAACCGTTAAAGCAACCGCTGATATCGGTGAACAAATTCGTTCAATACAAGAGGCAACAAGTGCTTCCGTCGAGGCAATCAGATCAATTGGAGGCACTATTCGTGAGATAAATGGCATTTCAACCGCCATTGCATCTGCTGTTGAAGAGCAAAGTGCGGCCACAAGTGAGATTAGCCGCAATGTCCATGAGGCTTCTAAAGCGGTAAACGATGTTAACAAAAATATTGCAGATGTGTCCTCGGGGGCAAGTCAAACTGGGGCAGCAGCCTCCCAGGTTCTTCAGGCTGCGGGGGACGTTTCGAAGCAGTCCGAACTAATTCGAAAAGATGTTGTTCAGTTTTTGAGCGGCATGAAATCGATCCAGCAAAATGCTGGATAG
- a CDS encoding helix-turn-helix domain-containing protein, with product MEKVWLSVCEAAEYVGLARQTLVNRRGKGLRPRANKVANRLRYHRDELDDWIRSNGHEPARRGRPPKT from the coding sequence ATGGAAAAGGTTTGGTTAAGCGTTTGCGAAGCGGCAGAATACGTCGGATTGGCACGGCAAACGTTGGTCAATCGGCGGGGAAAAGGACTGCGTCCGAGGGCCAACAAAGTTGCCAATCGTCTCCGCTACCACAGGGACGAATTAGACGATTGGATTCGGTCAAATGGGCATGAACCAGCCCGTCGCGGCCGCCCACCGAAGACCTAA